In Felis catus isolate Fca126 chromosome C2, F.catus_Fca126_mat1.0, whole genome shotgun sequence, a single window of DNA contains:
- the LOC101096593 gene encoding cell surface glycoprotein CD200 receptor 2-like isoform X2 — MRTLVTPSNGLRPKMSKDNDSAASTNSSLMDRQQSSFILPMEANTSLSKPVDTKAVLSCPPITQKAVLVTIRWEIILRDKPSCTRAYRRDTNETRAINCSDETISWDPRPDRNPALQIDPVAITHDGYYRCEVVTTHGHFYHGYHLTALVPPEVTLFQLENGTIVCRAAAGKPAAQISWTPGGDCHTVEEPLGNDTVTVQSSCRWEDHRVSKLSCSVSHLSGNRSLSIELNQGVIVLGFPPSTLLIVLYVKFSLFLVILVIVGFIYFQRIKDCSPFFDVQALLTPESPGRDACSPGQNLLIHYTAY, encoded by the exons CTTCAACAAACAGTTCACTTATGGACAGACAACAGAGTAGTTTCATACTCCCTATGGAAg ctAACACTTCCCTGTCTAAACCTGTGGATACAAAGGCTGTGCTCTCTTGCCCTCCGATCACCCAGAAAGCTGTGCTGGTAACAATAAGATGGGAAATAATCCTCAGAGACAAGCCTTCCTGCACCAGAGCCTACAGGAGAGATACAAATGAGACCAGGGCCATAAACTGTAGTGACGAGACAATATCCTGGGACCCCAGACCTGATCGGAATCCCGCCCTTCAGATCGATCCAGTGGCCATCACTCATGATGGATATTACAGGTGTGAAGTGGTCACAACTCATGGGCATTTCTATCATGGATATCACCTGACAGCGTTAG TGCCCCCCGAGGTGACCCTGTTTCAACTTGAGAATGGAACTATCGTGTGTAGGGCAGCTGCAGGGAAGCCAGCGGCGCAGATCTCCTGGACCCCAGGGGGAGATTGTCACACTGTGGAAGAGCCACTGGGCAATGACACAGTGACCGTCCAGAGTTCGTGCCGCTGGGAGGACCACCGGGTGTCTAAGTTGTCCTGCTCTGTGTCCCATCTGTCTGGCAACAGGAGTCTGTCCATAGAATTGAATCAAG GTGTCATAGTCCTGGGATTTCCACCATCAACCTTACTGATCGTTCTCTATGTGAAATTTTCTCTATTCCTGGTTATCCTCGTCATTGTGGGATTCATCTACTTCCAGAGAATAAAAGATTGCAG CCCCTTCTTTGATGTACAAGCTTTGTTAACACCTGAGAGCCCAGGAAGAGATGCCTGCAGCCCTGGACAAAATCTTCTGATTCATTACACCGCCTACTGA